One Xiphophorus maculatus strain JP 163 A chromosome 9, X_maculatus-5.0-male, whole genome shotgun sequence DNA segment encodes these proteins:
- the c9h19orf44 gene encoding uncharacterized protein C19orf44 homolog isoform X3: MWKVSGRSSALNRAEALLSAKRSSAGDGGGSTQDSPTKTQGASLRTGPVPPNSHNLFSDLSDLASETSASEQGAASATLANTQENLERKGDSTQDLRPQSSLGEGSRFLKKAPKPANSSHSPVSRNRAQAVVQPRCVSSSQHGSQAPALRRLAEIESRVRSRKQELEQAKKASAAVLSQASDVEMLPAAAVQIREASAALSAQFDTDQSQREDCFLKKKNQSISAPAEAAKHAAAGVGFRSQAGNAVEHSGGLERKPRRPMSGVSLESDEEDMRKLLGDSVESISMSGPGRSSSVKRPHRTLSSAGEEGERPTAAHPSPPSPSCHSSPFRFTGQARAQFSPSALSPSPSSPRCPSTTPERQGSSQKAEDPEHSQSSSSSRAEVLSLEELFPVGPGSEHPHSHMSSASIEEIKVNVMTLDELTPSETLGKQNQNKMADSVPGSQSRRRLSPWEGEEEETAVDYHSDFDTDSSARQISEYLGEGDDQEAEVRSEVRSKVTQAVSRTVESLRKTEDDYSSTFSSVRSESFSRSRQSFSQHSGRHASVRRSFKDAAAQTWPDPPGYSWSAGTAPLDPMVGRIYMGPTHVAPHAFSADRLEAVSMLDPAGFALNEMLKQQLAMTKQFMERSEHLHACLMQSLEPPNYRYTTLEETMRSICRRRRPKPHREKT; this comes from the exons ATGTGGAAGGTAAGCGGTCGGAGTTCGGCTCTGAACCGGGCTGAGGCGCTGCTGTCAGCCAAGAGGAGCAGCGCAGGAGACGGAGGAGGCTCCACACAGGACTCACCCACCAAAACACAG GGAGCCTCCTTAAGAACCGGACCTGTTCCTCCAAACAGCCACAACTTGTTCTCTGACCTGAGTGACCTCGCCTCAGAGACCTCTGCTTCTGAACAGGGTGCTGCATCTGCCACACTTGCTAATACACAAGAAAACCTTGAGAGAAAAGGAGATTCAACCCAG GATCTCAGGCCTCAGAGTTCACTGGGAGAAGGGAGCAGGTTCCTAAAGAAGGCTCCAAAACCAGCTAACAGCAGCCACTCGCCGGTCAGCAGGAACCGAGCACAGGCTGTGGTACAACCAAG ATGTGTGTCATCCTCCCAGCATGGCTCTCAGGCTCCAGCCTTGCGTAGGCTAGCTGAAATCGAGAGTCGTGTTCGGAGCCGCAAGCAGGAGCTAGAACAGGCTAAGAAGGCCTCAGCAGCTGTCCTCAGTCAAGCCTCGGATGTGGAAATGTTGCCAGCTGCAGCCGTCCAGATCAGGGAGGCCTCTGCGGCCCTGTCAGCGCAGTTCGACACTGACCAGAGCCAGAGGGAGGACTGTTtcctcaaaaagaaaaaccagagCATCTCTGCTCCCGCCGAGGCAGCAaaacatgctgctgctggcgtcgGGTTCAGATCACAAGCCGGGAATGCTGTTGAACATTCTGGAGGGTTGGAGAGGAAGCCAAGGAGACCAATGAGCGGTGTGAGTCTGGAAAGTGATGAAGAAGACATGAGGAAACTGCTTGGAGACTCAGTAGAATCGATCAGCATGTCTGGACCCGGGAGATCTTCATCTGTGAAAAGACCACACAGG ACACTCAGCAGTGCCGGTGAGGAGGGTGAAAGGCCAACTGCTGCCCACCCTTCACCGCCCTCTCCTTCCTGTCACAGCTCTCCGTTCCGATTCACCGGTCAGGCCCGGGCCCAGTTCAGTCCCTCAGCGCTGTCCCCGTCGCCCTCTTCACCCCGTTGCCCCTCCACCACCCCAGAGAGGCAGGGCTCCTCTCAGAAGGCAGAGGATCCGGAGCACAGTCAATCATCCTCGTCAAGCCGTGCGGAAGTCCtttctctggaggagctgttcCCTGTGGGGCCGGGATCTGAGCATCCACACAGTCACATGAGTTCAGCTTCTATAGAAG AGATCAAGGTCAATGTGATGACTCTCGATGAGCTGACACCCTCTGAAACGCTAGGAAAGCAG aatcaaaacaaaatggccgactCTGTCCCTGGATCCCAAAGTAGACGCCGGCTGTCACCAtgggagggggaggaggaagagacggCAGTGGACTATCACAGCGACTTTGACACTGATTCTAGCGCCAGGCAGATTTCAGAGTACCTTGGAGAAGGTGATGATCAGGAAGCAGAGGTCAGATCAGAGGTCAGATCAAAGGTCACACAGGCGGTTTCCAGGACAGTTGAGTCTCTCAGGAAGACGGAAGATGATTATTCCAGTACTTTCTCCAGTGTGAGATCAGAATCATTCAGCAGAAGCAGACAGAGCTTCTCTCAGCATTCAGGAAGGCATGCTTCAGTCAGGAGGAGTTTCAAAGACGCAGCAGCACAGACGTGGCCTGATCCACCAGGTTACTCCTGGTCAGCAG GTACGGCTCCCCTGGACCCCATGGTTGGTAGGATCTACATGGGGCCCACACATGTGGCCCCCCATGCCTTCAGTGCAGACAGGTTAGAAG CTGTGAGCATGTTGGACCCAGCTGGATTTGCTTTGAATGAAatgctgaagcagcagctggCCATGACCAAGCAGTTCATGGAGCGCAGTGAACACCTCCATGCCTGCTTGATGCAAAGCCTGGAGCCCCCCAACTACAGATACACCACGCTGGAGGAAACCATGCGG agcATCTGCAGGCGCAGACGTCCCAAACCTCACAGGGAGAAAACATAG
- the c9h19orf44 gene encoding uncharacterized protein C19orf44 homolog isoform X2, which translates to MWKVSGRSSALNRAEALLSAKRSSAGDGGGSTQDSPTKTQGASLRTGPVPPNSHNLFSDLSDLASETSASEQGAASATLANTQENLERKGDSTQDLRPQSSLGEGSRFLKKAPKPANSSHSPVSRNRAQAVVQPRCVSSSQHGSQAPALRRLAEIESRVRSRKQELEQAKKASAAVLSQASDVEMLPAAAVQIREASAALSAQFDTDQSQREDCFLKKKNQSISAPAEAAKHAAAGVGFRSQAGNAVEHSGGLERKPRRPMSGVSLESDEEDMRKLLGDSVESISMSGPGRSSSVKRPHRTLSSAGEEGERPTAAHPSPPSPSCHSSPFRFTGQARAQFSPSALSPSPSSPRCPSTTPERQGSSQKAEDPEHSQSSSSSRAEVLSLEELFPVGPGSEHPHSHMSSASIEEGPGEIKVNVMTLDELTPSETLGKQNQNKMADSVPGSQSRRRLSPWEGEEEETAVDYHSDFDTDSSARQISEYLGEGDDQEAEVRSEVRSKVTQAVSRTVESLRKTEDDYSSTFSSVRSESFSRSRQSFSQHSGRHASVRRSFKDAAAQTWPDPPGYSWSAGTAPLDPMVGRIYMGPTHVAPHAFSADRLEAVSMLDPAGFALNEMLKQQLAMTKQFMERSEHLHACLMQSLEPPNYRYTTLEETMRSICRRRRPKPHREKT; encoded by the exons ATGTGGAAGGTAAGCGGTCGGAGTTCGGCTCTGAACCGGGCTGAGGCGCTGCTGTCAGCCAAGAGGAGCAGCGCAGGAGACGGAGGAGGCTCCACACAGGACTCACCCACCAAAACACAG GGAGCCTCCTTAAGAACCGGACCTGTTCCTCCAAACAGCCACAACTTGTTCTCTGACCTGAGTGACCTCGCCTCAGAGACCTCTGCTTCTGAACAGGGTGCTGCATCTGCCACACTTGCTAATACACAAGAAAACCTTGAGAGAAAAGGAGATTCAACCCAG GATCTCAGGCCTCAGAGTTCACTGGGAGAAGGGAGCAGGTTCCTAAAGAAGGCTCCAAAACCAGCTAACAGCAGCCACTCGCCGGTCAGCAGGAACCGAGCACAGGCTGTGGTACAACCAAG ATGTGTGTCATCCTCCCAGCATGGCTCTCAGGCTCCAGCCTTGCGTAGGCTAGCTGAAATCGAGAGTCGTGTTCGGAGCCGCAAGCAGGAGCTAGAACAGGCTAAGAAGGCCTCAGCAGCTGTCCTCAGTCAAGCCTCGGATGTGGAAATGTTGCCAGCTGCAGCCGTCCAGATCAGGGAGGCCTCTGCGGCCCTGTCAGCGCAGTTCGACACTGACCAGAGCCAGAGGGAGGACTGTTtcctcaaaaagaaaaaccagagCATCTCTGCTCCCGCCGAGGCAGCAaaacatgctgctgctggcgtcgGGTTCAGATCACAAGCCGGGAATGCTGTTGAACATTCTGGAGGGTTGGAGAGGAAGCCAAGGAGACCAATGAGCGGTGTGAGTCTGGAAAGTGATGAAGAAGACATGAGGAAACTGCTTGGAGACTCAGTAGAATCGATCAGCATGTCTGGACCCGGGAGATCTTCATCTGTGAAAAGACCACACAGG ACACTCAGCAGTGCCGGTGAGGAGGGTGAAAGGCCAACTGCTGCCCACCCTTCACCGCCCTCTCCTTCCTGTCACAGCTCTCCGTTCCGATTCACCGGTCAGGCCCGGGCCCAGTTCAGTCCCTCAGCGCTGTCCCCGTCGCCCTCTTCACCCCGTTGCCCCTCCACCACCCCAGAGAGGCAGGGCTCCTCTCAGAAGGCAGAGGATCCGGAGCACAGTCAATCATCCTCGTCAAGCCGTGCGGAAGTCCtttctctggaggagctgttcCCTGTGGGGCCGGGATCTGAGCATCCACACAGTCACATGAGTTCAGCTTCTATAGAAG AAGGCCCAGGAG AGATCAAGGTCAATGTGATGACTCTCGATGAGCTGACACCCTCTGAAACGCTAGGAAAGCAG aatcaaaacaaaatggccgactCTGTCCCTGGATCCCAAAGTAGACGCCGGCTGTCACCAtgggagggggaggaggaagagacggCAGTGGACTATCACAGCGACTTTGACACTGATTCTAGCGCCAGGCAGATTTCAGAGTACCTTGGAGAAGGTGATGATCAGGAAGCAGAGGTCAGATCAGAGGTCAGATCAAAGGTCACACAGGCGGTTTCCAGGACAGTTGAGTCTCTCAGGAAGACGGAAGATGATTATTCCAGTACTTTCTCCAGTGTGAGATCAGAATCATTCAGCAGAAGCAGACAGAGCTTCTCTCAGCATTCAGGAAGGCATGCTTCAGTCAGGAGGAGTTTCAAAGACGCAGCAGCACAGACGTGGCCTGATCCACCAGGTTACTCCTGGTCAGCAG GTACGGCTCCCCTGGACCCCATGGTTGGTAGGATCTACATGGGGCCCACACATGTGGCCCCCCATGCCTTCAGTGCAGACAGGTTAGAAG CTGTGAGCATGTTGGACCCAGCTGGATTTGCTTTGAATGAAatgctgaagcagcagctggCCATGACCAAGCAGTTCATGGAGCGCAGTGAACACCTCCATGCCTGCTTGATGCAAAGCCTGGAGCCCCCCAACTACAGATACACCACGCTGGAGGAAACCATGCGG agcATCTGCAGGCGCAGACGTCCCAAACCTCACAGGGAGAAAACATAG
- the c9h19orf44 gene encoding uncharacterized protein C19orf44 homolog isoform X1: MWKVSGRSSALNRAEALLSAKRSSAGDGGGSTQDSPTKTQGASLRTGPVPPNSHNLFSDLSDLASETSASEQGAASATLANTQENLERKGDSTQDLRPQSSLGEGSRFLKKAPKPANSSHSPVSRNRAQAVVQPRCVSSSQHGSQAPALRRLAEIESRVRSRKQELEQAKKASAAVLSQASDVEMLPAAAVQIREASAALSAQFDTDQSQREDCFLKKKNQSISAPAEAAKHAAAGVGFRSQAGNAVEHSGGLERKPRRPMSGVSLESDEEDMRKLLGDSVESISMSGPGRSSSVKRPHRTLSSAGEEGERPTAAHPSPPSPSCHSSPFRFTGQARAQFSPSALSPSPSSPRCPSTTPERQGSSQKAEDPEHSQSSSSSRAEVLSLEELFPVGPGSEHPHSHMSSASIEEGPGEIKVNVMTLDELTPSETLGKQVGTKHVMENKRNNVNLMKSNYQKTHFTDLVLVPMQNQNKMADSVPGSQSRRRLSPWEGEEEETAVDYHSDFDTDSSARQISEYLGEGDDQEAEVRSEVRSKVTQAVSRTVESLRKTEDDYSSTFSSVRSESFSRSRQSFSQHSGRHASVRRSFKDAAAQTWPDPPGYSWSAGTAPLDPMVGRIYMGPTHVAPHAFSADRLEAVSMLDPAGFALNEMLKQQLAMTKQFMERSEHLHACLMQSLEPPNYRYTTLEETMRSICRRRRPKPHREKT, from the exons ATGTGGAAGGTAAGCGGTCGGAGTTCGGCTCTGAACCGGGCTGAGGCGCTGCTGTCAGCCAAGAGGAGCAGCGCAGGAGACGGAGGAGGCTCCACACAGGACTCACCCACCAAAACACAG GGAGCCTCCTTAAGAACCGGACCTGTTCCTCCAAACAGCCACAACTTGTTCTCTGACCTGAGTGACCTCGCCTCAGAGACCTCTGCTTCTGAACAGGGTGCTGCATCTGCCACACTTGCTAATACACAAGAAAACCTTGAGAGAAAAGGAGATTCAACCCAG GATCTCAGGCCTCAGAGTTCACTGGGAGAAGGGAGCAGGTTCCTAAAGAAGGCTCCAAAACCAGCTAACAGCAGCCACTCGCCGGTCAGCAGGAACCGAGCACAGGCTGTGGTACAACCAAG ATGTGTGTCATCCTCCCAGCATGGCTCTCAGGCTCCAGCCTTGCGTAGGCTAGCTGAAATCGAGAGTCGTGTTCGGAGCCGCAAGCAGGAGCTAGAACAGGCTAAGAAGGCCTCAGCAGCTGTCCTCAGTCAAGCCTCGGATGTGGAAATGTTGCCAGCTGCAGCCGTCCAGATCAGGGAGGCCTCTGCGGCCCTGTCAGCGCAGTTCGACACTGACCAGAGCCAGAGGGAGGACTGTTtcctcaaaaagaaaaaccagagCATCTCTGCTCCCGCCGAGGCAGCAaaacatgctgctgctggcgtcgGGTTCAGATCACAAGCCGGGAATGCTGTTGAACATTCTGGAGGGTTGGAGAGGAAGCCAAGGAGACCAATGAGCGGTGTGAGTCTGGAAAGTGATGAAGAAGACATGAGGAAACTGCTTGGAGACTCAGTAGAATCGATCAGCATGTCTGGACCCGGGAGATCTTCATCTGTGAAAAGACCACACAGG ACACTCAGCAGTGCCGGTGAGGAGGGTGAAAGGCCAACTGCTGCCCACCCTTCACCGCCCTCTCCTTCCTGTCACAGCTCTCCGTTCCGATTCACCGGTCAGGCCCGGGCCCAGTTCAGTCCCTCAGCGCTGTCCCCGTCGCCCTCTTCACCCCGTTGCCCCTCCACCACCCCAGAGAGGCAGGGCTCCTCTCAGAAGGCAGAGGATCCGGAGCACAGTCAATCATCCTCGTCAAGCCGTGCGGAAGTCCtttctctggaggagctgttcCCTGTGGGGCCGGGATCTGAGCATCCACACAGTCACATGAGTTCAGCTTCTATAGAAG AAGGCCCAGGAG AGATCAAGGTCAATGTGATGACTCTCGATGAGCTGACACCCTCTGAAACGCTAGGAAAGCAGGTGGGAACAAAACATGTGATGGAAAATAAGCGTAATAATGTCAACTTAATGAAATCAAATTACCAAAAGACTCATTTTACTGATTTGGTCTTGGTGCCAATgcagaatcaaaacaaaatggccgactCTGTCCCTGGATCCCAAAGTAGACGCCGGCTGTCACCAtgggagggggaggaggaagagacggCAGTGGACTATCACAGCGACTTTGACACTGATTCTAGCGCCAGGCAGATTTCAGAGTACCTTGGAGAAGGTGATGATCAGGAAGCAGAGGTCAGATCAGAGGTCAGATCAAAGGTCACACAGGCGGTTTCCAGGACAGTTGAGTCTCTCAGGAAGACGGAAGATGATTATTCCAGTACTTTCTCCAGTGTGAGATCAGAATCATTCAGCAGAAGCAGACAGAGCTTCTCTCAGCATTCAGGAAGGCATGCTTCAGTCAGGAGGAGTTTCAAAGACGCAGCAGCACAGACGTGGCCTGATCCACCAGGTTACTCCTGGTCAGCAG GTACGGCTCCCCTGGACCCCATGGTTGGTAGGATCTACATGGGGCCCACACATGTGGCCCCCCATGCCTTCAGTGCAGACAGGTTAGAAG CTGTGAGCATGTTGGACCCAGCTGGATTTGCTTTGAATGAAatgctgaagcagcagctggCCATGACCAAGCAGTTCATGGAGCGCAGTGAACACCTCCATGCCTGCTTGATGCAAAGCCTGGAGCCCCCCAACTACAGATACACCACGCTGGAGGAAACCATGCGG agcATCTGCAGGCGCAGACGTCCCAAACCTCACAGGGAGAAAACATAG